The Streptococcus oralis region CAACAGTACAGCTCATTATGGTCAAGTAGAAACAGCTATTTCTTTCTTACGGAGTAGCATAGAAACTGAGCCTACTGATTTTAACTCCATCCAGACTTCCTTTGAGGACTTAAAAAAGGCTATTGATGATTTTGTAACTGGAAAAGAAGTCGCAGAAGCATCTTCTGATTTAAGTCTCAAAGACGGTATTGCCCTTTTGAAGAAGGCTTTGGAACAATTCCAAGCTGGTGACCAAGCATCAGGGGCAGCTACCATGAAAGAGTTTATCACAATTTGGCCAACAGTTGAAGGAACCGTTAGAACAACCAAACCTGCGCTCTACACCCGAGTGGAAAGCGAAAGTCCTGTAATCATGGTCAAGGGAAGTGAGAAGGAACATCAAGAAAAATTAGAAAAACTGATTGCGGATTTATCTCAAATTGATACCAATGCAAGCTACAATGCCTTTGATGCTATGCTCATTCTCCTACGGGAAGGAGTGGAGGCCCTTTTAATCGTCATGGCTTTGGTCACAACTCTAAAAGCAGCCAAGATGCGCAAAGGACTCAAGTGGGTATATGGTGGAGCACTATCAGGAATAGCAGCGAGTCTAGTGATTGCATTTATACTCCAAATTGCCTTTCCAGCTGTAACATCAGGGGCCAATCGAGAAATCATCGAAGGATCTGTTGGTATTTTCGCAGTAGTGATGATGATTTTGATTGGTATCTGGCTTCACAGTAAATCCTCGGTCAAAAAATGGAATGACTTTATGGATTCCCAGATGAAAACGGTGACCAAGACAGGTTCATTCATTTCCATGTTTGCTCTAAGTTTTCTAGCTGTTTTTCGTGAAGGGGCAGAGACCATACTATTTTATGTAGGAATTTTACCGAGAATATCTCATTTTGAGTTTATTCTAGGTATTTCTCTGGCTTTGTTGGTCTTGCTGATTATTGCATTTTTGATGAACAAGGCGAGTCAATTTTTCCTACCTCATAAGGTTTTCTTTATCCTGACATGGATGATTTATGCTCTTGCCTTCAAGATGCTAGGTGTTAGCATACATGCTCTCCAGCTGACCAATATGGCACCTAACCACTTATTACCAGGTTTCCCTACTATCGACCTATTGGGTATCTATCCAAGTTGGGAAGGTTTAGGAAGTCAGCTAGTCTTTTTGATAATTGTTTTGGTTGTCACATTGAGACAGGGTGAAAAGTAGATGGATACAAAAGAATTGACAATCGTTGAACATCTGGTAGAATTTAGAAAGAGGTTCATTGCTGTTATAGCCTGCTTTTCTATAGTCTTTTGTGGAGCTTTATTGTTTGCAGATCAGCTTTACTACTATCTAACTCAGTCCTTTAATCAAAAATTGATTGTATTAGGTCCAAATGATATTCTGTGGATTTATTTTCGCTTAGCGAGCCTAATGTCCTTTACTATTACTCTACCTTTTACAATTTATCAGATTTGGA contains the following coding sequences:
- a CDS encoding FTR1 family iron permease, with protein sequence MVKNYWKINICFLALSFLLLAVFPVSAQESLSSYFVKITDASKAVKNDNQAEAKALVREMATDFEKVEHSDSEAGKIVKEKLALTGDISEENLTQISSALLAFEKEQNPVDLDAEKEKLVSRLRPRFEVLDKAITSKDIEQIREAYKKMNSTWTINESVVRDNSTAHYGQVETAISFLRSSIETEPTDFNSIQTSFEDLKKAIDDFVTGKEVAEASSDLSLKDGIALLKKALEQFQAGDQASGAATMKEFITIWPTVEGTVRTTKPALYTRVESESPVIMVKGSEKEHQEKLEKLIADLSQIDTNASYNAFDAMLILLREGVEALLIVMALVTTLKAAKMRKGLKWVYGGALSGIAASLVIAFILQIAFPAVTSGANREIIEGSVGIFAVVMMILIGIWLHSKSSVKKWNDFMDSQMKTVTKTGSFISMFALSFLAVFREGAETILFYVGILPRISHFEFILGISLALLVLLIIAFLMNKASQFFLPHKVFFILTWMIYALAFKMLGVSIHALQLTNMAPNHLLPGFPTIDLLGIYPSWEGLGSQLVFLIIVLVVTLRQGEK